One Fusarium falciforme chromosome 1, complete sequence genomic window carries:
- a CDS encoding Alpha-galactosidase — MVAFSRIAATTLALGGSVSARRRGECPAADAVKTAQAKPAATVKAAELADFKPGVQWEICIHHPIKHDSAADLIPAKAKVWDIDMGHAQEFPNMIPMLKSAGKFVICYFNAGALQDWDDDKSKFPKEVIGHSLSYPYGDEEWYLDIRDSRVLELQKARLDIAAKIGCDAVDPDNVDAWQQNDEDPTGFKLKSSDYTNYLKNLAKYAHSIKTKDGQPLLVGQKNAPEIAEDLVSTLDFAVLESCRGNSDPNEESWPFCEDFQTYIDAGKPVLQIEYPPSVEKTGKLSASDNKYYCTAEDEDKGFSKIIKWASAQLDGWGQYCGEEPFRTPAAKYE, encoded by the exons ATGGTGGCCTTCAGCCGTATTGCTGCCACCACCCTCGCCCTTGGCGGTTCCGTAAGCGCTCGTCGTAGAGGCGAATGTCCTGCTGCTGATGCTGTCAAGACCGCACAAGCCAAGCCTGCCGCAACGGTGAAAGCTGCTGAGCTGGCCGACTTCAAGCCAGGCGTGCAGTGGGAGATCTGTATTCATCATCCCATCAAGCATGACAGTGCTGCAGACTTGATCCCGGCCAAGGCTAAGGTCTGGGATATCGACATGGGCCACGCCCAGGAGTTCCCCAACATGATCCCCATGCTCAAG AGCGCTGGCAAATTCGTTATTTGCTACTTCAACGCCGGAGCCCTTCAGGATTGGGATGACGACAAGAGCAAGTTCCCCAAGGAGGTCATCGGTCACTCCCTGTCCTACCCCTACGGCGACGAAGAATGGTATCTCGACATCCGGGACTCTCGTGTCCTTGAGCTCCAAAAGGCACGACTAGACATTGCTGCCAAGATCGGCTGCGATGCTGTCGATCCGGACAACGTCGATGCCTGGCAACAAAATGACGAGGACCCCACGGGCTTCAAGCTCAAGTCTTCTGACTACACCAACtacctcaagaacctcgccAAGTACGCCCACTcgatcaagaccaaggacgGCCAGcccctcctcgtcggccagAAGAACGCCCCCGAGATCGCCGAGGACCTCGTTTCGACCCTCGACTTTGCCGTGCTCGAGTCCTGCCGCGGCAACAGCGATCCCAACGAAGAGAGCTGGCCCTTTTGCGAGGACTTCCAGACCTATATCGACGCCGGCAAGCCCGTACTCCAGATCGAGTACCCCCCCTCGGTGGAGAAGACGGGCAAGCTCAGTGCATCGGACAACAAGTACTACTGCActgccgaggacgaggacaaaGGCTTCAGCAAGATCATCAAGTGGGCTTCTGCTCAGCTTGACGGCTGGGGTCAGTACTGCGGCGAGGAGCCCTTCCGTACTCCTGCGGCCAAGTATGAATAA
- a CDS encoding Histone deacetylase, protein MDIDSYRYRVPKPNYLPHIPDEDRDNTVVEEYTPLGLASEMDNAKFYNKCKRLAEESGITRPKGYKVSFHCNPDIESHHFGVTHPMKPWRLTLSKSLIYSYGMSFAMDNYIARAATYEELADFHSTDYLDFLGTVLPEPVPRDLENQGIDLKFNLGGSDCPLFDGLFNYCSLSAGGSLDAARKICSGQSDIAISWGGGLHHAKKSEASGFCYINDIVLAVLQLLRYYPRVLYIDIDVHHGDGVEEAFFSTDRVMTVSFHKYDPQNFFPGTGALDDNGPKSEHNPGAHHAFNVPLMDGITDEQYDNLFNTVIGKIVEKFRPGAIALQCGADSLAGDRLGRFNLQVQGHGACVKFCKEMRIPMILFGGGGYTPRNVARAWTYETSIATNCDDKISSILPEHAPWRDHFRQDTLFPTLEQILGEPRQNRNSQKRLTEIVQHITEQLRFVQAAPSVQFQTIPPDLGAIRDEVEERLKEENEERRDEVRRAREAAVGTAMEL, encoded by the coding sequence ATGGATATAGACTCTTACAGATACCGGGTTCCCAAACCCAATTACCTACCCCATATTCCAGATGAGGACCGTGACAACACCGTCGTTGAGGAGTACACGCCCCTTGGGCTGGCGAGCGAGATGGACAACGCCAAGTTCTACAACAAGTGCAAGCGCCTGGCCGAAGAATCAGGCATCACCCGGCCAAAGGGCTACAAGGTGTCGTTCCACTGCAACCCAGATATTGAGAGTCACCACTTTGGAGTCACACATCCCATGAAGCCCTGGCGTCTGACGCTGTCCAAGAGCCTCATCTATTCTTACGGCATGTCATTCGCCATGGATAATTACATCGCCCGAGCAGCCACATACGAGGAGCTGGCCGACTTTCACTCGACAGATTACCTCGACTTTCTCGGCACAGTCCTGCCTGAGCCGGTACCTCGCGACCTTGAGAACCAGGGTATTGACCTGAAGTTCAACCTAGGCGGCTCTGACTGTCCACTCTTTGACGGTCTATTCAATTACTGTTCCCTCTCAGCTGGTGGCTCCCTGGATGCTGCCAGGAAGATCTGCAGTGGGCAGTCCGACATTGCTATTTCCTGGGGCGGTGGACTGCATCACGCCAAGAAGTCTGAAGCTTCTGGCTTCTGCTACATCAACGACATTGTGCTGGCTGTCCTCCAGCTCTTACGTTATTACCCCCGAGTCCTATATATCGACATTGACGTACACCATGGCGACGGTGTCGAGGAGGCTTTCTTCTCAACTGACCGTGTCATGACTGTGTCCTTCCACAAGTATGACCCGCAAAACTTCTTCCCGGGCACTGGAGCTCTCGACGACAACGGTCCCAAGAGTGAGCACAACCCAGGCGCTCATCACGCTTTCAACGTACCATTGATGGACGGTATCACGGATGAGCAGTATGATAACCTGTTCAACACTGTCATCGGCAAGATTGTGGAGAAGTTCCGCCCTGGAGCCATTGCCTTGCAATGTGGTGCCGACTCTCTGGCGGGTGATCGCCTTGGTCGCTTCAACCttcaagtccaaggccaCGGTGCCTGTGTCAAATTCTGCAAGGAGATGCGCATCCCCATGATCCTcttcggtggtggtggataCACTCCTCGGAACGTGGCCCGGGCATGGACTTACGAGACTAGTATTGCCACCAACTGCGATGACAAGATCAGCTCCATCTTACCAGAGCATGCTCCATGGCGTGACCACTTCAGGCAAGACACGCTTTTCCCGACACTGGAGCAGATTCTTGGAGAGCCACGACAAAATCGCAATTCCCAGAAACGGTTGACAGAGATTGTTCAACACATTACAGAGCAGCTCCGCTTTGTGCAGGCAGCACCGAGTGTTCAGTTCCAGACCATACCACCTGATCTTGGTGCCATTAGAGATGAAGTTGAGGAGCGGCTCAAGGAGGAAAACGAGGAGAGACGAGACGAAGTCCGCAGAGCGCGAGAAGCCGCTGTGGGGACAGCTATGGAACTTTAG
- a CDS encoding Chromatin modification-related protein has product MGKSVQDGDGWIWPSIESRVPGSTFLPRAVLQNLTFIAPTLIATSLAENLNHQRHVRGRCSPSTGVSRLQEHTRTNSLENKTSFVHQSRSQRVPRDDLSIDFVKRMPQAEPLDPGLILDDWINRVQNLPEEIRFIQEEIADKDRQYNECIRVIEDRDGKIQKWIKTNGSHEPNPKEELLRAQVRENYARADQLSQEKIALHQKMQLIMDKHLRSLDAQIKLLYDRAEPGFTDPDEVPSLLRPSAANHTAPLIRAINPASHMAATGPATPLTAAQTSSNPTLARLPNHPNVRHAQAQQHAASAPATPAASMILNRQREGSAGPATKRGPRINPSLGRPGTPKGGAAGGPAALARAGSAGPRASSVKSTGTASARRGTPTAGGRKKIANKSSLSRVKKASSRNSPAPTVDSELSDVDSGSGDDEDGADGRSRGTPVIDGKDGDGDEVLGDADDDDEEGGDDKKYCLCHNVSYGDMVACDNDNCPYEWFHWSCVGLKSEPNGTWYCPVCTEKFQKKSK; this is encoded by the exons ATGGGAAAGAGTGTGCAGGATGGCGACGGCTGGATCTGGCCTTCGATAGAAAGTAGA GTCCCCGGCTCGACTTTTCTTCCGCGGGCTGTTCTCCAAAACCTAACCTTCATCGCGCCTACACTGATCGCGACATCGCTCGCAGAGAACCTTAACCATCAAAGACACGTTCGTGGTCGCTGTTCGCCATCTACCGGAGTATCGCGATTGCAAGAGCACACCCGCACCAACTCCCTGGAGAACAAGACTTCGTTCGTGCACCAAAGCAGGAGCCAGCGGGTACCGAG AGACGACTTGTCGATCGACTTCGTCAAGAGGATGCCTCAAGCCGAGCCCCTCGATCCCGGCTTGATCCTCGACGACTGGATCAACCGTGTCCAGAACCTCCCCGAAGAGATTCGTTTCATCCAGGAGGAGATCGCCGACAAGGACCGCCAGTACAATGAATGCATTCGCGTCATCGAGGATCGCGACGGGAAGATACAGAAATGGATCAAGACGAACGGGAGCCATGAGCCCAACCCTAAGGAGGAACTCCTTCGCGCCCAAGTCCGCGAGAACTATGCGCGAGCCGACCAACTGTCGCAAGAGAAGATCGCCCTGCACCAGAAGATGCAACTCATAATGGACAAGCACCTTCGAAGCTTGGATGCACAGATCAAGCTCCTCTACGACCGAGCCGAACCTGGCTTTACCGATCCCGACGAAGTGCCCTCGCTGCTTCGACCCAGTGCCGCGAACCACACAGCTCCTTTAATCCGCGCCATCAACCCCGCGAGCCATATGGCGGCGACTGGCCCTGCCACTCCTCTTACCGCTGCGCAGACGTCGTCCAACCCCACGCTTGCCCGACTCCCGAACCATCCCAACGTACGACATGCACAGGCTCAACAGCATGCCGCATCTGCGCCCGCTACCCCAGCTGCCAGCATGATATTGAACAGACAAAGAGAAGGCTCGGCAGGACCTGCAACGAAGCGCGGCCCCAGGATTAATCCTTCGTTGGGAA GACCGGGGACCCCTAAGGGCGGTGCTGCTGGCGGACCTGCTGCTCTTGCTAGAGCTGGTAGTGCAGGCCCCAGGGCTAGTTCAGTCAAGTCAACAGGAACAGCGAGTGCTCGTCGGGGCACACCTACGGCGGGTGGCCGAAAGAAGATTGCCAACAAATCATCACTGTCCCGGGTTAAGAAGGCGTCAAGCAGGAACTCACCTGCGCCGACTGTTGATAGCGAGTTGTCGGATGTTGATAGTGGGAGtggagatgacgaggatggcgcTGATGGTCGATCGAGGGGGACGCCTGTTATCGATGGTAAGGACGGAGATGGAGACGAAGTACTGGGCGACgcggacgatgatgacgaggagggtgGCGACGACAAAAAGTATTGCCTGTGCCATAACGTGAGCTATGGTGACATGGTTGCTTGTGACAACGACAACTGTCCCTACGAATGGTTTCACTGGTCCTGCGTTGGACTGAAGAGTGAGCCTAACGGGACTTGGTACTGTCCAGTGTGTACCGAAAAGttccagaagaagagcaagtaG